A genomic segment from Malus domestica chromosome 05, GDT2T_hap1 encodes:
- the LOC103402147 gene encoding trihelix transcription factor DF1-like — protein MPAVPAAVPDKSSTMFPSGGSSGVEAAHTAEVVPEGSHESKTTNVLSNSVQEENKGDRNLSGGKRWPRQETVALLKIRSQMDDAFRDSSLKAPLWEDVSRKLGELGYYRSAKKCKEKFENVYKYHRRTKEGRSGKQEGKTYRFFDELEAFAHQNHHHPSTIQPKPQVVLWPTMNNNHPNNPSLVVPHVTITTLPPSSTPSILTPTSGSLPNGPQISPPHITISPLNLSHQNINGFKPNLATNNLFSSSTSSTASDEEFQVQPRNKRKRKWKYFFRRLTKDVLEKQESLQEKFLEAIAKCEHQRMAREEAWRMEEMARMSKEHEILAKERSLAAAKDAAVIEFLHKVSGQQNLTNMQALEAPSSQPQPMSVLMPPPLPAPVAVTRSSNFEVPKLNKGESPFPAGSTRWPRVEVEALINLRTCLDVKYQEAGPKGSLWEEISVGMKRLGYNRSAKRCKEKWENINKYYKKVKESSKTRSEDSKTCPYFHLLDILHSKKNNKNAASYVEKPIAETMQPLIKVQPDQPVIEDIERENGERNGDDEDGESTEEEDRSDDQMEMVTNDKDSSMDMVDS, from the exons ATGCCTGCGGTTCCTGCGGCTGTGCCTGACAAATCATCAACTATGTTCCCATCTGGCGGGAGCTCCGGTGTCGAAGCGGCCCACACGGCAGAAGTGGTTCCTGAAGGAAGTCATGAATCCAAAACGACAAACGTGCTGTCAAATTCAGTTCAAGAGGAAAACAAGGGTGACCGGAACTTATCTGGAGGAAAGCGGTGGCCTCGACAAGAAACGGTGGCGCTTCTGAAGATACGGTCTCAAATGGATGACGCTTTTCGCGACTCAAGTCTCAAAGCTCCATTGTGGGAAGATGTTTCAAG AAAGCTAGGTGAGCTTGGTTATTACCGAAGCGCTAAGAAATGCAAGGAGAAATTCGAGAACGTGTATAAGTACCACAGGAGAACCAAAGAAGGCCGATCTGGAAAACAAGAAGGAAAAACATATCGATTTTTCGATGAACTTGAAGCTTTCGctcatcaaaatcatcatcatccaTCAACAATACAACCAAAACCTCAAGTAGTACTGTGGCCAACCATGAACAACAACCATCCAAACAACCCTAGTCTTGTAGTTCCTCATGTCACCATTACtactcttcctccttcttcaacACCAAGCATCCTGACCCCAACCAGTGGCTCTCTTCCAAATGGTCCTCAAATTTCACCACCACACATTACAATATcacctctcaatctctctcatCAGAATATTAATGGGTTCAAGCCAAACTTGGCAACAAACAATCTTTTTTCGAGTTCTACTTCCTCGACTGCCTCCGACGAAGAGTTTCAAGTTCAACCGCGCAACAAGAGAAAAAGGAAGTGGAAGTACTTCTTCAGAAGGCTGACCAAGGACGTGCTGGAGAAGCAAGAAAGTCTGCAGGAGAAATTCTTGGAAGCAATAGCAAAATGCGAGCACCAACGAATGGCGAGAGAAGAAGCTTGGAGGATGGAAGAGATGGCGAGGATGAGTAAAGAACACGAAATTTTAGCCAAAGAAAGATCGTTAGCAGCAGCAAAAGATGCCGCGGTTATTGAATTCTTGCACAAGGTTTCGGGACAACAAAATTTGACGAATATGCAAGCACTTGAGGCACCATCATCCCAGCCTCAGCCAATGTCAGTACTAATGCCACCACCGCTGCCAGCTCCGGTGGCAGTGACCAGAAGTAGTAATTTTGAGGTTCCGAAACTGAATAAGGGTGAAAGTCCATTTCCTGCAGGGTCCACAAGATGGCCAAgagttgaagttgaagctttgataAACTTGAGGACATGTCTTGACGTGAAGTACCAAGAAGCCGGGCCTAAAGGATCTCTTTGGGAGGAGATATCGGTGGGGATGAAGCGGCTCGGATACAATAGGAGTGCAAAGAGGTGCAAAGAGAAGTGGGAGAACATCAACAAGTACTACAAGAAGGTGAAGGAAAGCAGCAAAACACGCTCTGAGGATTCAAAAACATGTCCATATTTTCACCTGCTGGACATCTTGCACAGTAAAAAGAACAATAAGAATGCTGCTAGTTATGTGGAGAAGCCCATTGCTGAAACAATGCAGCCGTTGATCAAGGTCCAGCCAGACCAGCCGGTGATTGAAGATATTGAAAGGGAAAACGGGGAGCGAAATGGAGACGACGAAGATGGAGAGAGTACAGAGGAAGAAGATCGGAGTGATGACCAGATGGAGATGGTAACCAACGACAAAGATTCATCAATGGACATGGTAGATTCATGA